Proteins co-encoded in one Neoarius graeffei isolate fNeoGra1 chromosome 11, fNeoGra1.pri, whole genome shotgun sequence genomic window:
- the pcare1 gene encoding photoreceptor cilium actin regulator codes for MGCSPSRGNNFNGAQGLFSKGKTLLPGTRGTSEDGQSDDGGSVSSGGGETDGESFEKRKVGEKRLDGNAISVPLVNKHPEGEPGPATITSGRLDTQEITTHLSSQRKEKHIEKENEKKFEKRGARNSKSQKNAKPSKRKDKARKSATEKKVDFPEQLVKAHQAAYGYLNPGIDKYELLLGLLDHAAQTHIYLQPMVTFMVLRYAEFNQGLEEIVEEGEKLLKDHGVYLAWPCNTKNISSFSKLSTAEPPPDLLQQLLQYTVQRMHLVGQSMKGIGDIALEDAVDYFSSVSEVLEDKLKEKRAAEARLMQLLTRIEVASLRRPGPEDSTLFSEDSGIGVESESLAGSDRQHHRRESCESTESSHTVIYSPENSTPIHQVSSKCQLIQKLTDSSSVTSIDSTCTFTGKVFRDTESLLGSASLDYGEGEEEGNSEGNEEEHNEGKMRMRSSSSPPDPGHQTQTTKWIEKPQNVEMTLKIKDAISERIHFVSSQHSGEKIKPGISKNNDEQWIEEGEKSPKRPQTATNQVHNKKTTVTKQRRSRSTESLRSKADDPTLRELERAQKELSKRLEKMGKVRTEQNVKREISKQRKSSQPRPLNATSSNSQRKELSEKIVTRNKEEEKEKKKIYKTAKGAMKATSIVSPPPSPQQLLLLCPRGNSVKKLIDTFSQGMEESKQFHESSKGLGPLKGVRKYGIPVIPGLLSEDTFSCIKNDNMNNQRESTTLENQNDIDLDNLPPPPLEVLMDNSFENVEMPKTDEKMNVRGQSTLPKTVGISQRLRTSMQSLTVLPSRGSVRKTSHSISPARNIGLQSNGAAKNSQVASTSNADLKEEEAASLYKQARKIIHLRYSSNSPTEKPASDNDNIQQLTQSSIERNQKDKTIPETVPSSATAGNQSPNTPASSRTRMLPSTPVVHRRLPSPPVFKKQPIPSSSSSPLNRKLPTPPPASQQALPTNLTTQDATSSCISGVTYPFKAPSPPASPKVQRRSRDNNEDSGSRVFSNARSVFCPASPSLFEAQPFLVPKPPQAWTSSGCSILPHPWGEHGSLPKSVRGPQPFIRRSQSDRRPSLSLPPRAPVVSIAQSCGSEPAISTQGLEDGPVRDAWNKQPELREANRSCSHPDLCIVGQALQCE; via the exons ATGGGGTGTTCCCCATCAAGGGGAAACAACTTCAATGGAGCACAGGGACTATTCAGTAAAGGGAAAACTTTGCTGCCAGGGACCAGGGGAACCTCAGAAGATGGACAATCTGATGATGGAGGGAGTGTAAGCTCTGGTGGTGGTGAGACAGATGGAGAATCTTTTGAAAAGAGGAAAGTAGGTGAAAAGAGACTGGACGGCAATGCAATTTCTGTTCCTTTAGTCAACAAACATCCTGAAGGTGAACCAGGACCAGCAACAATTACCTCAGGAAGATTGGACACACAAGAGATTACAACACATTTATCAtcccaaagaaaagaaaaacacatagAAAAGGAAAATGAAAAGAAATTTGAGAAAAGGGGTGCAAGGAATTCAAAGAGCCAGAAAAATGCAAAGCCAAGCAAAAGGAAAGATAAGGCGAGAAAATCTGCAACTGAGAAGAAGGTGGACTTTCCAGAGCAACTTGTGAAAGCCCACCAAGCAGCATATGGATATCTTAATCCCGGTATTGACAAATACGAATTGCTTTTGGGCTTATTGGATCATGCAGCACAGACTCACATTTATTTGCAACCCATGGTTACATTCATGGTTCTGCGCTATGCAGAGTTCAATCAAGGACTAGAAGAAATTGTTGAAGAAGGAGAGAAGCTTTTAAAAGACCATGGGGTATATTTGGCTTGGCCATGCAACACAAAAAATATTTCTTCATTCAGCAAACTCAGTACCGCTGAACCCCCACCTGACTTACTTCAACAGCTACTTCAGTATACTGTCCAGAGGATGCATCTTGTGGGACAGTCAATGAAAGGAATTGGGGACATAGCCCTTGAGGATGCAGTGGATTATTTTTCGTCTGTCTCAGAAGTCCTAGAGGACAAACTGAAGGAAAAGCGTGCAGCTGAGGCTAGGCTAATGCAGCTGCTAACTAGAATTGAAGTTGCCTCATTACGAAGACCTGGACCAGAGGACTCAACTTTGTTTAGTGAAGACAGTGGCATTGGTGTAGAAAGTGAGTCACTGGCTGGATCAGACAGACAGCACCACCGCAGAGAAAGCTGTGAATCAACTGAATCCAGTCACACAGTTATTTACAGTCCTGAAAACTCTACCCCCATCCACCAAGTCTCCTCTAAATGTCAGCTTATCCAAAAACTCACCGACAGCAGCTCTGTAACCTCCATCGACTCTACCTGCACCTTTACAGGTAAGGTATTCAGAGATACAGAATCTTTGCTTGGTTCTGCCTCCTTGGATTATGGTGAGGGAGAAGAAGAGGGCAACAGTGAGGGCAATGAGGAAGAACATAATGAGGGTAAAATGAGGATGCGTTCGAGCTCTTCTCCACCTGACCCTGGCCATCAAACACAAACAACAAAGTGGATAGAAAAGCCACAAAATGTAGAAATGACATTAAAAATAAAGGATGCCATCAGTGAACGGATTCATTTTGTTTCCTCTCAACACTCTGGAGAAAAGATAAAACCTGGAATCTCAAAGAACAATGACGAGCAGTGGatagaagagggggaaaaaagtccCAAAAGACCCCAAACAGCTACTAATCAAGTGCAtaacaaaaaaacaacagttACAAAACAGCGTCGTTCAAGATCAACAGAGTCTCTTCGTAGTAAAGCAGACGACCCCACACTTCGTGAACTGGAAAGGGCACAAAAAGAGTTGAGCAAAAGGTTGGAAAAAATGGGAAAGGTCAGAActgaacaaaatgtaaaaagagAGATTTCAAAGCAAAGGAAGTCTAGTCAACCACGTCCTTTAAATGCAACTTCATCAAACAGTCAGAGAAAAGAACTCAGTGAAAAGATTGTTACAAGAAATaaggaggaagaaaaagaaaaaaagaaaatctatAAAACTGCCAAAGGAGCCATGAAGGCAACTTCCATTGTAAGTCCACCACCATCACCCCAACAACTCTTACTCTTGTGCCCCAGAGGAAATTCTGTCAAGAAACTAATTGACACCTTCAGTCAGGGAATGGAGGAAAGTAAACAGTTTCATGAAAGTTCAAAAGGTCTTGGACCTCTTAAAGGGGTGAGGAAGTATGGGATTCCAGTCATCCCAGGTTTGTTAAGTGAAGATACATTTTCATGCAttaaaaatgacaacatgaaCAATCAAAGGGAATCTACAACCTTGGAGAATCAAAATGATATTGACTTGGACAACCTACCACCACCTCCTCTGGAGGTCCTCATGGATAATTCTTTTGAAAATGTAGAAATGCCTAAAACAGATGAAAAAATGAATGTAAGGGGACAGTCTACCCTACCAAAAACAGTTGGCATATCTCAAAGGCTCCGTACCTCTATGCAATCTCTTACAGTACTACCTAGCAGGGGAAGTGTGAGGAAGACTTCGCACAGCATCTCACCTGCACGAAATATTGGCCTGCAATCTAATGGGGCAGCTAAGAACAGCCAAGTTGCTTCCACATCTAATGCAGATCTGAAGGAGGAGGAGGCTGCCTCGCTTTACAAACAGGCTCGGAAAATTATCCATTTGCGGTATTCATCTAATTCTCCCACAGAAAAACCTGCTTCTGACAATGACAACATTCAACAGCTCACTCAAAGCAGCATCGAAAGAAATCAGAAGGACAAAACTATCCCTGAAACAGTGCCTTCAAGtgcaacagctggaaatcaatcaCCCAACACTCCAGCTTCATCCAGGACCCGCATGTTACCTTCTACACCTGTTGTACATAGGAGGTTACCCAGTCCTCCTGTATTTAAAAAACAACCAATTCCTTCCAGCTCATCCAGTCCATTAAATCGCAAACTTCCTACCCCACCACCAGCCAGCCAACAGGCACTACCTACTAACCTAACCACTCAAGATGCAACCTCAAGCTGCATTTCTGGAGTTACATACCCTTTTAAGGCACCATCTCCCCCTGCCTCACCAAAAGTGCAGCGACGGTCTCGAGATAATAATGAAGACTCTGGTTCAAGAGTATTTAGCAATGCTCGCTCAGTTTTTTGTCCAGCCTCACCATCTTTGTTTGAGGCACAACCATTTCTTGTGCCTAAACCCCCACAGGCATGGACCTCCTCTGGATGTAGCATACTCCCTCACCCCTGGGGTGAGCACGGTAGTCTTCCTAAGTCTGTCCGAGGCCCACAGCCTTTCATTCGGCGTAGTCAGTCTGACAGAAGACCCAGTCTCAGCCTTCCACCCAGAGCACCAGTAGTATCTATTGCACAGTCCTGTGGAAGTGAACCAGCTATCAGTACCCAAGG GCTGGAAGATGGTCCAGTCAGAGACGCCTGGAACAAGCAGCCAGAACTCAGAGAAGCAAATCGCTCTTGCTCGCACCCAGACCTGTGCATTGTGGGTCAGGCTTTACAATGTGAATGA